Part of the Chlorogloeopsis sp. ULAP01 genome, TCGTGAACTTTGTAAAGACCAAGTAGATTATATTGTTGTCAAAAATCTATTTCATGGTGAAGAAGAAAAGTTTGACCGATATAATGACTCTTCTCTACGTCAGAATATGCTTGCGGAAGGTCTAATAGAACTTGTAATGCCAGATTTATTCTACAAGTCTTATGATTTTCTTGACCGCCATGCTTTAACATTTAATGAAGGTCAGACTCATCAAGAAACAAATATTGTAATTAAGTCAAGAATTAAATCTTGGGTTGCTGAGTTTGAAGTGCAAATTAAGCCAGCATTTAATTTATTGGGTTTTGATATACAACCAGATGACTGTTACTACCCAGCAGTTGTGGAAAAATCTAAAGAGCTTAGAGAAAACGAAGAAAAAGAAAAAGCTAAAAACCAAGATGCAAATTTAACATCTGAAGATATAGCTGCTTAATTGAATAGGTTGCTTGGTTTTTATGTTTGGAAAGCGTTTTGTAATTACATCGGGTGATGCTCGTGTGGGTAAATCCACAGTTTCTAGGCTCTTGCTGGAATTGTACTTGAAAAGTAAATGCAATGCGCGTGTTTTCTACCACGGTTATCGTAACAAGCTATCGATGTATAAAACAAAAGGTTTTGAAATAAACCATTTGGGATTGTCTAGAGGCGATTCGGATAGATTATTACTTGACTTAGAAATGTTTCCAAATATTGATGTAGTTTTGACAGATATGCCAGGTCAAAACCAACAAGAGTTCAAGTTTTTTGATAAAGATGTTTCACTGATAGAAAATCTTAACCATTTCGGATATCGTGTTACTTTCTTGCACCCGATATCACATCGTAAAGACTGTGTTGAAGATTATCTTGAGGATTTATACCAGCATTTTGGTAGTCAAGTTGACTATGTTGTTATCAAAAATTATTACTTTGGCAAGCAATTTCGATACTATGAAGGTAGTAGATTCCAAGCTGATATTAAAAAATTAAATGGCTTGGAGCTAGTTTTGGGCGGGTTGCATAACGACTTTTACCAGTTGCTTGAGGATACTAGTTTACCCTATGCTCAACTTATTGAAACTGACTCCCCTCTTAATACTATTCAGCGTTCGATAGTATTCAACTGGATGGAGAATTTTAAGAATTCTGTTGTTTCTAATGTGATTGCTTCTAATTATTTAGGGCTGAGCAAGAACTGTACAGAACTAGCTTCTGTAGGTGCAAATCAACAAAATCCTTCCAATTTTGATGTAAATGAAGATATTGAATCTGAAGAATGGTAAGTATTAGCTTTACCAAATTGACAGTGAGGTTTTAAATTAACTATTTAAACAACCTATGACCAATATTGCAAAAGTTGTTGAAAAAGTTATTGCAGAATATTCTGAAGAAAAGAAAGCAGAGGTTACTGATTGGATACTTAAATTGGGTGTTCGACCTGATGACCCCTTGTTTAATCTATATGCCGAACTAGGTACAACCCAATTTGCGTTGCAGCAACTACCTGGTAGGCTTGACTCGCTTGTGATGGGTTGGACTGACATGGTAGACGATAAGTTAAATAGTGCTTCTAAGGTGGCAATACAGCAACAAAAAAGTGCGATCGCCCAAGCCGCTAAGGATTTAATTAAGATGACTAAGCAAGCTGGTGGGGCATTGCCTCTCTTGGGCGTAAGTAATTGGCGATTGGCACAAGTAGCGGGAGTGTTGGGTTTTGTACTGGCTTTGGGATCTACAATTGGTGTTTTTACATACAAAACTATTGCTGGAAGTGTAACTTTTCAGCAGGCGGCTTCTGGAACTGCTATTTTACAACCTGAAGATAAAAAGCTTCTGGATTGGGCTAAATCCAATGAAGGTAAGGTAGCACGTAGTATTTATGTTAGAAACGCTGCCATCATTAAAACTTGCCGCCAGCAGAAGAAGTATTCAGGCGGCTGCATAATTGCAGTTGATTAACTCTCTAGGCAACCCAGCCTTTGTATCCCTTATTACTCGTTTTAGCTGTATCTTTCTGACCATTTTGATTGGTTTTGACTTTGGTGTGGATTGCTTGAGTAACTTCTTCTTCGATTTTCATGTCTGCAAAGCTGAGGATTCCAGGCGGATAGCTTCGCGGATAGCGTTTAATCTATCTTTGACTCCTAACTTGATAAATGAATTATGTAAATATGACCTGACTGTACCTTCGGAAACATACATGACATTGGCAATTTCATTATTTTTCATGCCACCAGCCGCTAATTTGAGAACTGTAATTTCTTTATTAGAGAAATCACTTAACAAATCTAGTGAATCTCTATCGGCTGTGTCATTTGACCTAAGATTATCAATCAAAATACGATTAATAGTTGGGTCAATCCATGATTCATTATTGTACGCAGCCATTACTGCTTCAATGAATCTTTCTCCTACTTCTTCTCTGGCATTATTTTTACAGTAGTAGCAGTCTGCGCCATTACTAATTGCTGCGTTAATGGTATCTCGGCTGCTATTTGCAGTCATAACCACTATTTTAATTGACGTGGTTTGCATTTAATTAAACTTATGACATCAGTGCCATTGATATCAGGTAAATCAATATTTATCACCACGATATCTGGCTTTTGTTGGTCAACAATTTCTATTCCTTCTTTTCCGGTTTTTGCAAGGCCACATACCTGGATTTTACCAGTTTCAGATAATATCGTCGCCGCACCAACCCTAGATATGTTCTCATTTTCAATGATGACAACATTAATAGGTCTCATATTGCATACTGTTTGGTTTAGTATTGTCCCTGATAATAATACTTATAGCACGTACTTTTTACTGTTTCTTAATCTTTACAGTTACTATAAATTAATCAGTTTATTTAAAAACTTTATTATTCTTTTTTAAGAATTTACAAAGTGATGGGTTGGTTTATGTGGTTTTCGTTAAGCAATTTATTTACTAGGCAATTTTATTGATTGGTTTTAGTTTTAATAGTATTTATCGAATTTAGGGAGTCTAAACGATTTTTTATGAATATCAATAAACTTTTAGGATGGATAGAAAATATTATTGTTTGGTCTTTAATAGGAATGCTATGTTTGGTCGGGTTAGGTAGATTACCTATTAACCCGACGAGTTTATTTGATTTTACTGCGTCTTTTTATTATTTTTCTGTTGCGGTTGTTATTTGCCCCAAAACTCCCTTGAGTTTTAATAACAAGCTAATTTTGGGGTTTATAGCTTTTTCGTATGGTGTGTGCTTTGGGTTGATTTAATCTATCTCTTGAGCAGCATCCTGGTTTTTGAATTTTTGTTGGTTCTGTTCGCAGCGTGCTTGTTGCTCATCGAACAGAGCCTTAAACCGTTCAAATTCATTATAGGTAAGGTTATTGATGATGATAGAGTAATTCTCTGAGCTATTATTACGAGATGCTAGGAGTGCTTCTTGGCTTGCTTCTGAATCAGGCGAATTTCTATCAAGGCTAAGAGTTTGTGAGTCTTCTTCCAATTTGAGACTTGCAGTATATGCCTCACTTTTATAAATGATACTTTCTGTCTCTTTGTCTGGTTTTCCAAATATATTTAAACGGTCTAAAATTACAGGAATAACAAATTGTTGAATTTGGAAATTAGCGATAATAGATTGTACTTTATCGTGTTGACCTTCTTCTACTATATTGCCATTATTGTCGTCATTTTTATTTGTGAAGTTTTTTAGAACGTCTGGTTCAATTGTATTGTCTTTAGACTGGCTTAGTTCGGGTTGTAAAGATGACTCTTGGCTAACTGGATTAACAAAATTGATGGCTTCAATTTCTGTGGAGCTTAACTTTACTTCCTCTTGTGCTATTTCACTGATTCTATTTATTTCTGAATTTAAATTTAACACAGCCTCTTGTCGTTCCTCAGCAGTCGGAGGATTTTTTGCATATTCTTCAAATTTCTCATCAGGTATATTAAGCTGTGCGATTAATTCTCTGAGGAGACAAGCTTGCATTGCTGGAGTTAAACCTTCTACCGGAAACTCGATTAGTTCTTTCATAGTAAAATTACCTTTCTACTAAATCTTTTTTGACATCTTTGAATGCATTATTGATGCGATCGCTCATAACTTGAAAATCTTGTAATGTTTCATCACTAATGTTACTGACTTGAGTTTTTCCTTGTTTGACATATAACAAGATATTATCGTTTTTATCTTTAACTAAATAAGTTTGGTTTTGAGGTTGAGTAGCAATCTGATATTTTTCTGTTTGGACTGACATAATGCCATTAATATCTTCTTGTCCAATTGTCTTAACTACACGTTGAGCAATACTGGTCATCTCATTAACTTTTTCTAGTTCTTTAATGTCTTGTTCCATTGCCTTAAAAGCATTCTCAAGACTAATATTTTCTTGAATGTATAAATTAGTTATCTCTTGAATTCTATTGAGATATGTGTTTGATTTACCGAGTTTTTCAGCTGCTATATACCAGTCTTGGAGATTTTGCACTGTATTAACTTTCATCCGCTCGATAATGCTATCCATCGCTCCAAACTGCTGCATTTTGGGTTGATCAGGTGATGCGAGTGCTTGGTCAATATTTGATTGTTGGCTTTGTTGTGATGAAAAAATGCTCTTATTTTTAGAAATTAATGAGTTATCTGATATTTGTGTATTAGCAGAAATAATATCACTACTAACTTTGGTGTTTTCGATAGGATTAAATACTGTGTATCCTTGGGAAGTTTGTTCTACTTTGTACCCTTTTTCTTGAAGATAATTTTGAACTAATTGGTCAGTTCCTTGTGCGTTTCCAACTATAAAAGAGCTTTTCACTGCTATTGCCTTATCAAGTAAGGGCTTATAGTGATTTTCAAATGTTTGGGCAATTTGCTCGCTTGTTACTCCACGCCACGGGCCAGATCCGGACACCATAATGATGTCTTCTTTTGAGTAATTTCCTGTGTTGGCGCGTTCCCCCCATACTTGCTCGTAATTTCGTGTGCTTGAAGGTGTACCGGGGGGTGCAGCTGATTTACCGATAAACTGGGTAGCTATTTGGGCCATCGCAATGTCTTTTTTCATGTGTTCAGCGACGGCGGCGTTTATGGGTTCGAGTTGGGACAGTGGATTTGTTAGCGGCCGATCAGTCTGTTTGGACTTTTCTTGCTGGGTTTGTAATGTGCTTTGTTGTGATTTTTCAACCACATAGATATATGCTGCGCTGAGGGCTTGAATAAATGCGGATTCTTTACACCTACCCTCCCACTGTTTATCCTGGGCGTTAGTTATGCTTGTACAGTTCTCTAACCAATCGACTCCCCCGCGTTTGGCGATCGCCTCAGTCAGCCGGGGGTGTTGTTCGAGTTTAGCCTGAAGCACTTCTACCATTAGCTGGTATTCATCAACTGATGGATGCAACTGCTTTTGGTGATTAAATGCGTGTTCGGCGGATGCGTATGCTACCCCTTGAGGTTTTTGGACATGGGTTTCTACTCCATACTGCCCAGCAGGGGCTTCTGGATTATTTTTGACTGAAACTTGGTAATTGTTTTGCAGCTTGCCTTGTTCTTTGGCGAGTGCAGTGGCAAGGCTGAGTGCAACTCCTAGCCCATCTTTGGAGTCGGGGCTGATATTTACTGGAGTTGCAGGTTGTTTTTGGATGGTTGGGAACGGAACAATTTTGCCATTGACATAATCTCCTAGTGGCTCCATGAATAAGCCATATACCTGACTCTTACTCGCTTGAGTTTGGGTAAGTTCTTTTGGTGAATGCTTCTCCCATCTCGCCCAGGCTTGCTGGTAACTTGGGTCTTGAATCATTTGGGTGGTAATTTTGTATTGCTTACCTACCCGAAAAGCAACTTGCTCGCCGTTTTTACTTTGGGCGATCGCAATATCTCCCTCTTTGATACCATAAGTTTTTTGGTAGTCTACACCTCTGGTAGTGTGTATCCTACCGTGTCCACGCATAGCATTGATGGTTGTATCAACTGGTACTGCGGCAGCTTCACCGTGCAGATGCAGCGAATAAACCATTGGTACCGGTTTTCCAGATATAGTCGGGTTGTCTGGAATCTGAGGATTAGCAGCGCGTGCCGCAGTGGAATTGCCAATGGCGATAATTTCTTCGACAGTTGGTTGGTTTGAAGAGTTTGAGGGTATGTTTTGGGTGACTTTTCTGAGGCTGGTATAACTACGCTCTACTTTAATTTCTCCCCCAGGTGTCCACTCGTTAGCTTTGATGGTGAGGTCGTTGTTGCTTTGGACTACCGCACGCGGAGGTTGGTTTGAAGCGAGGAAGTTCTCAAATTTTTGGCGAACGCTGTTTTCTCTGCCCAGGTCATTTTTAATTGACCAGATGTTGATAGACCATCTGCCAGCCTCAGTATTCAGTGCAGCGTGTTCGTTTTTGCAGTTAAAGCGAGTTACTGTACCCGACTCAAGTTTAAACTCTTGGTATGGTGCGTCCTGATTCTCTTCCCTAGTCCATGCCATTCGTTCCTTAGCAGCACGATAGCCCCAGTCAGAATTTCCGATATTAATGCTGCGGGCTTCCGTCGCGGCGTAGGAGTCATCCCGGTGGTAGTTTATGCCAGCACCGGCGTTCTCGGAATAAGTTACCAGCACAATATCAGCGTCAGGATATACTTGCTTAACAAGTTCCATCAACTTGTCGTCCTGCACCCCTGGCTTAAAGTCTTTATCCTTCAAATCCCATTTTGCACCGACCCAGGCGACTTGTCTCAGTGGTGCATAGTTGGATTTGTCATTTTCAAGTATGGGTTTGAGGTGGGTTTCAAGATGCGATCGCAGCTGTTCTACTTTTTCCTCGCTTACCTTACCCAAGATTTCGATAGCTTTAGTTGGATCGGCTTGACGCGAGTTGGGTAGTAATATTGGTTGATTTTTAGCTCCTGATTGTGTATTATTTACTACTTGTATCTCAACCGCGTTTTGATAGACTTGTGAAATTTCTGTAACTGTGGCGTTAGTATTTAATTGAATATTAGTTGTATTCTTTTCTGGTAAAGCTTTAGCAGGAACAATTGGTACTGGAGAATCTTCTTGATTGAGTTCTCTTGGACGGTTAGGTAGTGCTTTTAGAGCTTTTTGGTAATCACTATTTTCTGGAATATAGTTTAATTTTAAAAGACTACCTTCAGTTGCAACTTTTTGATTTAACTCTGCACTAAGCTGTTCGTAACGGTCAAAACCATCAACTTCACCAATATTAATAGCTTCTCCAAGCAAAGTATTTAATTCTTCGGTTATTTCCTCACTAATCTCATTTTTATTAAAAATGAATGTAGCTGTGTTACTCTCAATAAAATAATCGTTTTTAGTAGACTTTGATTCTAACCAAGTGGCTACAGCTATCGCATCTTGTGCGGGAACTACTAATCCAAAAGCTTCTTTAGTTTCTACCTGCGCTTTATCGGGGGAAGTATATTGTTGATTTGGATTATAAAAATATACAGTTTGTTGGGGAATGATTGGTGTGGGTTGTGACGGTGTATCTACACTTTTGATATGACCACCAGCACGGTTAATAAAGGTTTGTCTTAATTCGTTGCTGATAGTAGTTTCATCAAGTACGAATACAGTCATTCCTTTTTTGGCTTCTAACCGAGCTTGTGATACAGGAAGCTGTTCGTATGATACTCCTACTTTTTCAAGATACTTTTTGGTTTTTTCGGTTAGATTTTCATCAACTGCTAATCCTAAAAGCCCTACTAATTTTTGTTCTTTATCTTGGAACATGATTGCAGGGCGTTCGTTGATTTTACTGAGTATTTGGTTGCGTTTTTCCTGCTGCTCGTCTCTGACAGGCTTTTCATTACTTATAAGCTGACTGCGTTTAACCCATTTGTCGGGATATTGTACTGTTTCTGGATTAATAATTATTTTACAAGTACTTTCATTACTGGTAATTTTTACAGGGATAGTGGTTCGTTGTTGGTTTGGGCGAATAATACCCGTATCAATTAATTTTTGTACAGTGCTACTTTCTTTCCTTTGCCACTGTTTTTGTATATTTCCTTTATTTAAATCAGCTTCGAGACGTTCATTATGCTGACCAATAATACCGAGTGATTGGTCGCCAATTTTAGCAATATAAACGTGCTTTTTATCAAATGCCCTAACTAAAGTTTCTTGAAATGCTTGGTTGTTAATCTCCTGTTTCTTGTATTTTGGATTCGTAATATTAATTCGTAATAGATTGCTTTGAGATGTTTCTGCTATAGCATAGGCATTTTGTCCAGTGATGATAGTTTGAATTTTAAGATGTAACTTTTGCCCATTCCCAGGCTTTTCTGCTAGCCAGCCTTGGGTAATACCTTCTTTGATTGATTCTTTATCAATATTACCTAGTTTTTCAGGTTTGTTACCATTTTGAAGATAGATAGTATAGTCTTCCCGAATCAGGTCAACCTTTTCAATTGTTAACATTACAGGTTCATTATTAAACCTTTGGAAATTTCCAAACTTATTAACTTCGCCTACTTTGAAAGTTAGTTCTGGTAGTCCAGGTACTTTGGTTGTAACAGAGGTGGTGTATACTTCACCTTTTTCAACACTGCCAATAGCGATAGTACCAATTGGTAGCCGGGCGTTACTTTGTTCAATATTTCCAAATGTTTTGTAACTACCCTCTTGATTCTGAATTTCAATTACACTTTTTCCATCTTCAGCTAGATTAAATCGAATACTCTGAGGTTGATTTTCATTAAGAAACTCACTATTCCGGTCAAACCCAGTGATACTAAACTCGGTAAACTTGAGTGTATCCAACTGACTGATAATCTCTTGAGGAAAGGCAGCAAAGGCGAAATTAGAAACTTTATTTTGGCGATCGCTACTTTTATCATTACCAGTCTCACGAGTAGTTGATACCGCCCAGGTGGCAGATGCCATTGCTAGCTTTTGGTCTTCTGGAATCGAATTATAAAATTCCTCTGCTATCTGGTAAGCTTTTTGGTAAAGAAGTTTAATTTGACCTTCGCTTAGTTCAGGTTGGAATGATATTTTGTTAGATTTTACTTCTTGTCCAAGTGTAATTCCTATTTCTTCGAGTTTATTTTCTTGCTCCCTCGCCAATGTCCCTAATTTTCTAAACTTGGGTTTACCATTCTCAGTTTCATCGTTAATTTGAGCATAAACTAAATATTTATGCGGACGGTTGTTGTTACGCTTATCTTCGGATATTTCTGATAC contains:
- a CDS encoding DUF6753 family protein, which produces MTNIAKVVEKVIAEYSEEKKAEVTDWILKLGVRPDDPLFNLYAELGTTQFALQQLPGRLDSLVMGWTDMVDDKLNSASKVAIQQQKSAIAQAAKDLIKMTKQAGGALPLLGVSNWRLAQVAGVLGFVLALGSTIGVFTYKTIAGSVTFQQAASGTAILQPEDKKLLDWAKSNEGKVARSIYVRNAAIIKTCRQQKKYSGGCIIAVD
- a CDS encoding response regulator transcription factor, which produces MTANSSRDTINAAISNGADCYYCKNNAREEVGERFIEAVMAAYNNESWIDPTINRILIDNLRSNDTADRDSLDLLSDFSNKEITVLKLAAGGMKNNEIANVMYVSEGTVRSYLHNSFIKLGVKDRLNAIREAIRLESSALQT
- a CDS encoding response regulator, producing MRPINVVIIENENISRVGAATILSETGKIQVCGLAKTGKEGIEIVDQQKPDIVVINIDLPDINGTDVISLIKCKPRQLK